A stretch of Bradyrhizobium sp. AZCC 2262 DNA encodes these proteins:
- a CDS encoding amidase family protein, translating to MAKKTIIKRKSGAKAAKKSAKKSAGRTAAKTRKKAVLQKPAKARPPKGPVWQWSALQTAAAIRSGAISSVEVVEAHIARMRDVNPKLNAVVVDLSEEALKAAKAADNARTRKIELGPLHGLPITIKENVDYEGRPNPNGVAAQMNIIAPSDAPVVRNLRKAGAIVLGLTNTPEFSFRGFTDNPLHGLTLNPWDPDITCGGSSGGAGAAVAAGIGTIAHGNDIGGSLRWPAHCNGVVTIKPTQGRVPAYNESAAAERPMLAHLMSAQGPLARSVGDVGVALEVMSQRDPRDPWWVAAPLVGPKPKGPIKVALAKLPDDMDVAPSVRDALRQAADHLERSGYRVSEIEVPDINGVWQTWCDIIANETAMLQEAAMLKVTSPDFHAAWNGIKAKANTLDLLGWMRATAARNSHIRAWQLFFEEYPVVLAPTTVKPTPGPREDAISPERTRELFWNDLRFISAINVLGLPGAVVPVTLHEGHPIGVQLIAGRYREDLALDAAAAIEKRAGTLVPRLWEKMA from the coding sequence ATGGCAAAGAAAACCATCATCAAGCGGAAGAGCGGCGCGAAGGCAGCAAAGAAATCGGCGAAAAAGTCCGCCGGACGCACGGCCGCAAAAACACGAAAGAAAGCGGTCTTACAAAAACCCGCCAAGGCGCGGCCGCCCAAGGGACCGGTTTGGCAATGGTCGGCGCTGCAGACGGCAGCCGCCATCCGCTCCGGTGCGATTTCCTCTGTTGAAGTTGTCGAAGCCCACATCGCACGCATGCGCGACGTCAATCCGAAGCTCAACGCGGTTGTGGTCGATCTGTCGGAGGAAGCGCTGAAGGCGGCAAAAGCTGCGGACAATGCCCGGACAAGAAAGATCGAGCTCGGCCCGCTGCACGGCCTACCGATCACGATCAAGGAAAACGTCGACTATGAGGGGCGGCCCAACCCCAACGGTGTAGCCGCGCAGATGAATATCATCGCCCCCTCCGATGCGCCGGTCGTGCGCAATCTCAGGAAGGCTGGCGCCATCGTGCTCGGCCTGACCAACACGCCCGAGTTCTCGTTCCGCGGCTTTACGGACAACCCGCTGCACGGGCTGACGCTGAACCCGTGGGATCCCGATATCACCTGCGGCGGCTCGTCGGGCGGCGCCGGCGCCGCGGTAGCGGCCGGCATCGGCACCATCGCGCACGGCAACGACATCGGCGGTTCGCTGCGCTGGCCGGCGCACTGCAACGGTGTCGTCACCATCAAGCCGACGCAGGGCCGCGTTCCGGCCTATAACGAGAGCGCCGCGGCCGAGCGGCCGATGCTCGCTCACCTGATGTCGGCGCAAGGGCCGCTGGCGCGCAGCGTCGGCGACGTCGGGGTCGCGCTCGAAGTGATGAGCCAGCGCGATCCGCGGGATCCCTGGTGGGTCGCAGCGCCTCTGGTCGGGCCAAAGCCGAAAGGCCCAATCAAGGTCGCGCTGGCCAAACTGCCTGACGACATGGACGTCGCTCCCTCGGTGCGTGATGCACTCCGGCAGGCCGCGGACCATCTCGAGCGTTCGGGCTATCGCGTCAGCGAAATCGAAGTTCCTGATATCAACGGTGTCTGGCAGACCTGGTGCGACATCATCGCCAACGAGACCGCGATGCTGCAGGAAGCCGCGATGCTGAAAGTCACTTCGCCCGATTTCCATGCCGCCTGGAACGGCATCAAGGCGAAGGCGAACACGCTCGACCTCCTGGGCTGGATGCGCGCCACGGCCGCGCGCAACAGCCATATCCGGGCCTGGCAGTTGTTCTTCGAGGAGTACCCTGTCGTGCTTGCGCCTACGACCGTGAAGCCGACGCCCGGTCCGCGCGAGGATGCTATCAGCCCGGAGCGTACGCGCGAGCTGTTCTGGAACGACCTGCGTTTCATTTCCGCAATCAATGTGCTCGGCCTGCCCGGCGCCGTCGTGCCTGTAACGCTGCATGAAGGCCACCCGATCGGCGTGCAGTTGATTGCAGGACGCTATCGCGAGGACCTCGCACTGGATGCGGCGGCGGCAATCGAGAAGCGAGCGGGAACGCTGGTGCCCCGGTTGTGGGAGAAGATGGCCTGA
- the mdlC gene encoding benzoylformate decarboxylase, whose protein sequence is MSSRKSARTASASLTVKDATFGLLRAFGIKRVFGNPGSTELPFLSDWPDDIDYVLGLQEASVVGMADGYAQATRNAGFVNLHSGAGVGNALGNIYTAHRNQTPLVITAGQQARSILPLQAFLYAERASEFPRPYVKYSVEPARAEDVPAAIARAYYVAMQPPCGPTFVSIPIDDWTRPTQPVEARQVSREIGPDAEAMKTLVAALSASKRPALVVGPAIDRAGAVDLMVRVAEKTKAAVWVSPFSARCSFPERHPQFSGFLHASPGQLSEALRDHDLVVVIGAPVFTFHVEGHAAIFDGATTIFQITDDPDAAAVTPSGASIIATMKPALAMLLDLLPESTRAMPTGRTLPPAPSAADPLPVEFLLHALSQAMPANAALVEEAPSHRPAMQKFMPMRGQDSFYTMSSGGLGYSLPAAVGMALGRPGVRTVCLIGDGSAMYSIQALWTAARRKLPLTVIVINNAGYGAMRSFSQVMQVRNVPGLELPGIDFVKLAEGMGCHAVRVTKSSELAGALKDGLSHDGTSLIEVMVDSAVPLLYAQKG, encoded by the coding sequence ATGTCGTCGCGCAAGTCAGCCAGAACCGCGAGCGCCTCGCTCACCGTCAAGGACGCTACCTTCGGCCTGCTGCGCGCGTTCGGCATCAAGCGCGTGTTCGGCAATCCCGGCTCGACCGAATTGCCGTTCCTCAGCGACTGGCCGGACGACATCGATTATGTGCTCGGCCTGCAGGAAGCCTCCGTCGTCGGCATGGCGGATGGCTATGCGCAGGCGACCCGCAACGCCGGCTTCGTCAATCTGCATTCCGGCGCCGGCGTCGGCAATGCGCTCGGCAATATCTACACCGCCCACCGCAACCAGACGCCGCTCGTGATCACGGCCGGCCAGCAGGCGCGCTCGATCCTGCCGCTGCAGGCCTTTCTCTATGCCGAGCGCGCCTCGGAATTTCCGCGGCCTTACGTCAAATACAGCGTCGAGCCGGCGCGCGCCGAAGACGTGCCGGCGGCGATCGCCCGCGCCTATTACGTCGCAATGCAGCCGCCCTGCGGGCCGACCTTTGTCTCGATCCCGATCGACGACTGGACGCGGCCGACGCAGCCCGTCGAGGCCCGCCAGGTCAGCCGGGAGATCGGCCCCGATGCGGAGGCGATGAAGACGCTGGTTGCCGCGCTCTCGGCGAGCAAGCGCCCCGCCCTTGTCGTCGGCCCCGCCATCGACCGCGCCGGGGCTGTCGATCTGATGGTGCGGGTCGCGGAGAAGACGAAGGCGGCCGTCTGGGTCAGCCCGTTCTCGGCGCGCTGCTCGTTCCCGGAACGGCATCCGCAATTTTCGGGCTTCCTGCACGCCTCGCCGGGACAGCTATCGGAAGCGTTGCGCGATCATGACCTGGTGGTCGTGATCGGCGCGCCGGTGTTCACCTTCCATGTCGAGGGCCATGCCGCGATCTTCGACGGCGCGACCACGATCTTCCAGATCACCGACGATCCGGACGCCGCCGCTGTCACGCCGTCGGGCGCCAGCATCATCGCCACCATGAAGCCGGCGCTGGCGATGCTGCTCGACCTGCTTCCGGAATCAACGCGCGCGATGCCGACAGGCCGCACACTGCCGCCGGCGCCATCAGCCGCCGATCCGCTTCCCGTCGAATTCCTGCTGCACGCGCTGTCGCAAGCCATGCCCGCCAATGCGGCGCTGGTGGAGGAAGCGCCCTCGCATCGCCCGGCGATGCAAAAATTCATGCCGATGCGCGGCCAGGACAGTTTTTACACGATGTCGAGCGGTGGCCTCGGCTACAGCCTGCCCGCCGCCGTCGGCATGGCGCTGGGGCGTCCCGGCGTCCGCACCGTCTGCCTGATCGGCGACGGCTCGGCGATGTATTCGATCCAGGCGTTGTGGACTGCGGCCCGGCGCAAGCTGCCGCTCACAGTGATCGTCATCAACAACGCCGGCTATGGCGCGATGCGCTCGTTCAGCCAGGTGATGCAGGTGCGCAATGTGCCGGGCCTCGAACTGCCCGGCATCGATTTCGTAAAACTCGCCGAAGGCATGGGCTGCCATGCCGTGCGCGTGACGAAATCATCCGAACTCGCAGGCGCGCTCAAGGACGGGCTATCGCATGACGGCACCAGCCTGATCGAGGTGATGGTGGATTCCGCCGTGCCACTGCTTTACGCGCAGAAGGGGTGA
- a CDS encoding SDR family oxidoreductase, translating into MQVTGKVVVVTGGANGIGKAMCEAFHRAGAAKVVVADIDPGGARAVSTPIGGAAFKCDVGKEKDILHVVEETERQFGPIALFCSNAGIGGGFDPLSANAGGTSDEPWSRSWAVHVMAHVYAARHLIPRMKARGGGYFLNTISAAGLLSQVGSPAYSTTKHAAVGFAENLAISHKADGIKVSILCPQGVDTAMLRSIPKGPQSGDGDLSPEQVAQDVLKGLEEETFAILPHPQVLSYMRKKTENYDRWISGMAKIQAKMRETYAK; encoded by the coding sequence ATGCAGGTGACCGGCAAAGTCGTGGTTGTCACCGGTGGCGCCAACGGCATCGGGAAGGCGATGTGCGAGGCCTTTCATCGCGCCGGCGCCGCCAAGGTGGTGGTCGCCGATATCGATCCCGGTGGCGCGCGCGCCGTCTCCACGCCGATCGGCGGGGCGGCCTTCAAATGCGATGTCGGAAAGGAGAAAGACATCCTTCACGTCGTCGAGGAGACCGAACGTCAATTCGGCCCGATCGCATTGTTTTGCTCCAATGCCGGCATCGGCGGCGGCTTCGACCCGCTGTCCGCCAACGCGGGCGGAACCTCTGACGAACCCTGGTCGCGAAGCTGGGCCGTTCACGTCATGGCGCATGTCTATGCGGCGCGGCACCTGATCCCGCGCATGAAGGCGCGCGGCGGCGGTTATTTCCTCAACACGATTTCCGCGGCCGGACTTCTCTCACAGGTCGGCAGCCCGGCCTATTCGACCACCAAACATGCCGCGGTGGGGTTTGCCGAAAACCTCGCGATTTCGCACAAGGCAGACGGCATCAAGGTTTCAATCCTGTGCCCGCAGGGTGTCGATACCGCCATGCTGCGCTCGATCCCGAAGGGCCCGCAATCCGGCGACGGTGACCTCTCGCCGGAGCAGGTGGCGCAGGATGTGCTGAAGGGCCTGGAAGAGGAAACTTTTGCGATCCTGCCGCACCCGCAGGTGCTCAGCTACATGCGCAAGAAGACCGAGAATTACGACCGCTGGATATCGGGCATGGCGAAGATCCAGGCGAAGATGCGGGAAACATACGCCAAGTAG
- the trhA gene encoding PAQR family membrane homeostasis protein TrhA, producing the protein MTIFRLKQLASTSFHAAADAMQWNYDRAELIADGVVHVVGICLGLVAATVLIVLTAVYASAFEIAVVSVYVAGLLAMLTFSAIYNLWPVSRAKWVLRRFDHSAIYLLIAATYTPFIMALRESYLAIALLAGVWCVAIAGVALKLVRPGRYDRLAVGLYLALGWSGVMLGDAVVKAVPPLALGLVVAGGVLYSLGVIFHAWQRLRFQNAIWHGFVLLGAACHYTAILDMIILT; encoded by the coding sequence ATGACCATCTTCAGACTGAAACAACTCGCCTCGACATCCTTCCATGCGGCGGCTGACGCCATGCAGTGGAACTACGACCGCGCCGAGCTGATTGCCGATGGCGTCGTGCATGTCGTCGGGATCTGTCTGGGGCTTGTCGCCGCTACCGTTCTGATCGTGTTGACCGCGGTCTATGCCAGCGCGTTCGAAATTGCCGTGGTATCGGTTTACGTCGCGGGCCTGCTCGCGATGCTGACATTTTCGGCGATCTATAATCTCTGGCCGGTGTCGCGCGCCAAATGGGTGTTGCGGCGCTTCGATCATTCCGCGATCTATCTGCTGATCGCCGCCACCTACACCCCGTTCATCATGGCGCTGAGGGAGAGCTATCTCGCCATCGCGCTGCTCGCCGGGGTGTGGTGCGTCGCGATCGCCGGCGTGGCGTTGAAGCTTGTGCGCCCGGGACGATACGATCGTTTGGCCGTGGGACTCTATCTCGCGTTGGGCTGGAGCGGCGTGATGCTCGGCGATGCCGTGGTCAAGGCGGTGCCGCCGCTGGCGCTGGGCTTGGTGGTGGCGGGCGGCGTGCTCTATAGCCTCGGCGTGATCTTCCATGCCTGGCAGCGACTGCGATTTCAGAATGCGATCTGGCACGGCTTCGTCTTGCTCGGCGCGGCGTGCCATTATACGGCTATTCTCGATATGATAATCTTGACGTAA
- a CDS encoding YcjX family protein, whose translation MAPSFSDIVEEARLSARALFDYGDSFFNPTVRLGVTGLSRAGKTVFITALIHGLTRGGRFPVFEPYATGRIARARLEPQPDDAVPRFDYENHVRTLIEERRWPSSTVDISELRLVIDYQRQNGADRTLTIDIVDYPGEWLLDLPLLNKSFEQWSAESLALSREGPRAKLAAPWHEQLKTLEPDGRENEQATLAAAKLFTDYLRACRDERFAMSLLPPGRFLMPGNLAGSPALTFAPLDVAPEASAPDGSLWAMMRRRYEAYKDVVVRPFFRDHFARLDRQIVLVDALAAFNAGPEALHDLEAALSGILDCFRIGRGTILSSLFRPRIDRILFAATKADHLHHQSHDRLEAVLRRAVAKAAGRAEYAGAAIDVVALSAVRATREAQVARGREKLPSIIGTPAPGETANGEAFDGETEVATFPGDLPADPEELFNGGFRGLSSTASEQADFRFLRFRPPLLERTVNDEPALPHIRLDRALQFLIGDRLQ comes from the coding sequence ATGGCCCCCAGTTTTTCAGACATCGTCGAGGAAGCGCGCCTGTCGGCGCGGGCACTTTTCGACTACGGCGACAGCTTCTTCAATCCGACGGTGCGGCTCGGCGTCACAGGCCTGTCGCGCGCCGGCAAGACCGTGTTCATCACGGCGCTGATCCACGGCCTGACCCGCGGCGGCAGGTTTCCGGTCTTCGAGCCCTATGCCACGGGCCGGATCGCCCGCGCCCGGCTGGAGCCGCAGCCGGACGATGCGGTGCCGCGCTTCGATTATGAGAACCATGTCCGCACCCTGATCGAGGAGCGACGCTGGCCGAGCTCGACGGTGGACATCAGCGAACTGCGCCTCGTCATCGACTACCAGCGGCAGAATGGCGCCGACCGCACGCTCACCATCGACATCGTCGACTATCCCGGCGAATGGCTGCTCGATCTCCCGCTGCTCAACAAGAGTTTTGAGCAATGGTCGGCGGAAAGTCTCGCATTGTCCCGCGAGGGCCCGCGCGCAAAACTTGCCGCGCCGTGGCACGAGCAGCTGAAGACGCTTGAGCCCGATGGCCGCGAGAACGAACAGGCGACGCTCGCCGCGGCGAAATTGTTCACGGATTATCTGCGCGCCTGCCGCGACGAACGCTTTGCGATGAGCCTGCTGCCGCCCGGCCGTTTCCTGATGCCGGGCAATCTCGCCGGCTCGCCGGCGCTGACCTTTGCGCCGCTCGATGTCGCACCCGAGGCCAGCGCGCCCGACGGTTCGCTGTGGGCGATGATGCGGCGACGCTACGAAGCCTACAAGGACGTCGTGGTGCGTCCGTTCTTCCGCGATCATTTTGCGCGGCTCGACCGGCAGATCGTCCTGGTCGATGCACTCGCAGCCTTCAATGCCGGGCCGGAAGCGCTGCATGATCTCGAAGCGGCGCTGTCGGGCATTCTCGACTGCTTCCGCATCGGCCGCGGCACGATCCTGAGCAGCCTTTTTCGTCCCCGGATCGATCGCATTCTGTTTGCCGCCACCAAGGCCGATCATCTGCACCATCAGAGCCATGACCGGCTCGAAGCCGTGCTGCGGCGGGCGGTCGCCAAGGCGGCCGGCCGCGCCGAATATGCCGGTGCTGCCATCGACGTGGTCGCGCTTTCAGCGGTGCGCGCCACGCGCGAGGCGCAGGTCGCGCGCGGCCGCGAGAAGCTGCCGTCGATCATCGGCACGCCCGCGCCCGGCGAGACCGCCAATGGCGAAGCCTTCGATGGCGAGACCGAGGTGGCGACGTTTCCGGGCGACCTGCCCGCGGACCCTGAGGAACTGTTCAATGGCGGCTTTCGCGGCCTCTCCAGTACCGCTTCCGAACAGGCCGATTTCCGCTTCCTGCGCTTCCGGCCGCCGCTGCTGGAGCGCACGGTCAACGATGAGCCCGCGCTGCCTCACATCCGCCTTGACCGCGCCCTCCAGTTCCTGATCGGAGACCGACTGCAATGA
- a CDS encoding YcjF family protein, whose amino-acid sequence MSEKTPHRRPATFKLGDPGVVVMGPDETGRPARGTVHITPEADPVLLPVPIDTPRVPARRGFRWGTLFWSAVGGLVLLASGLGVVNLIEDLFARSETLGYVALAFAAAAALALAVVIGREAFGLARLAAIEKLHQRAIEVLRSDDRAESRAVVNDLLKLAHQNPQLARARATLVGHADDIIDGADMIKLAERELLAPLDEEARRLVSTAAQRVSVVTAVSPRALIDVLFVFVAAMRLIRQLARLYGGRPGTLGMISLLRHVIGHLAITGGMAVGDSLVQQMLGHGIAAKLSQRLGEGVLNGLLTARLGLAAIDVTRPLPFTALPRPALGDLAKDLVRKRDGEE is encoded by the coding sequence ATGAGCGAGAAAACGCCGCATCGGCGGCCGGCGACGTTCAAGCTCGGCGATCCCGGCGTGGTCGTGATGGGTCCGGATGAAACCGGCCGCCCCGCCCGCGGCACCGTGCACATCACGCCCGAAGCCGATCCGGTGTTGTTGCCGGTGCCGATCGATACACCGCGTGTCCCGGCACGCCGCGGTTTTCGCTGGGGCACGCTGTTCTGGTCCGCCGTCGGCGGACTGGTGCTGCTGGCCTCAGGCCTCGGCGTCGTCAATCTGATCGAAGACCTGTTCGCGCGCAGCGAAACCCTGGGCTACGTCGCGCTGGCATTCGCGGCCGCCGCAGCGCTCGCGCTGGCGGTCGTCATCGGGCGCGAAGCCTTCGGGCTGGCGCGGCTGGCGGCGATCGAAAAGCTGCATCAGCGCGCGATCGAAGTGCTGCGCAGCGACGACCGCGCCGAGAGCCGCGCCGTCGTCAACGATTTGCTCAAGCTCGCGCATCAGAACCCGCAACTGGCGCGCGCCCGCGCCACGCTGGTGGGCCATGCCGACGACATCATCGACGGCGCCGACATGATCAAGCTGGCCGAGCGCGAATTGCTGGCGCCGCTCGACGAGGAAGCGCGCAGGCTGGTTTCCACAGCCGCGCAGCGCGTCTCGGTGGTGACAGCCGTCAGCCCCCGCGCCCTGATCGACGTGCTGTTCGTGTTCGTCGCCGCGATGCGGCTGATCCGCCAATTGGCGCGGCTCTATGGCGGCCGGCCGGGCACGCTCGGCATGATCAGCCTGCTGCGGCATGTCATCGGCCATCTCGCCATCACCGGCGGCATGGCGGTCGGCGATAGCCTGGTGCAGCAGATGCTCGGCCACGGCATCGCAGCAAAGCTCTCGCAGCGGCTCGGCGAAGGCGTGCTCAACGGCCTGCTCACCGCACGGCTCGGGTTGGCCGCGATCGACGTCACCCGCCCGCTGCCGTTCACCGCACTGCCGCGACCTGCGCTAGGCGATCTCGCCAAGGATTTGGTGCGCAAGCGCGATGGTGAAGAGTGA
- a CDS encoding (2Fe-2S) ferredoxin domain-containing protein: protein MSKKPLLRALELRRPGPVLVCRKCLKRMANGGKLRRRLKASLKQRSAGQKKGRARLVFTNCFGICPKDAVVTASAATFARGELLLIRDCSEESIEKAIATLF, encoded by the coding sequence ATGTCGAAAAAACCCTTGCTTCGCGCGCTGGAGCTGCGGCGGCCCGGCCCCGTCCTGGTGTGCCGGAAATGTCTGAAGCGAATGGCCAATGGCGGCAAGCTAAGACGACGTCTGAAGGCCAGCCTGAAACAGCGTAGCGCAGGCCAGAAAAAGGGGCGCGCGCGACTTGTATTTACGAATTGCTTCGGGATCTGCCCCAAGGATGCCGTCGTTACCGCCAGCGCGGCAACATTTGCGCGCGGTGAGCTTTTGCTGATCCGGGACTGTTCAGAAGAATCGATCGAGAAAGCAATCGCGACGCTTTTTTGA
- a CDS encoding DUF3606 domain-containing protein → MMMRRRTLSRNCLDVRDRVQVKVVRKRLKLTDAQLADIIRKTGNSISAISKEAGARQCLSLPKRIETPPAAVIEAAEPDAALSMQAEAV, encoded by the coding sequence ATGATGATGCGCCGGAGAACCCTCTCGCGAAACTGTCTTGACGTGCGTGACCGTGTGCAGGTCAAGGTCGTGAGAAAGCGTTTGAAGCTCACGGATGCGCAACTCGCCGATATCATTCGCAAGACCGGCAATTCGATCTCGGCCATCAGCAAGGAGGCCGGCGCCAGGCAGTGCCTCTCGTTGCCGAAGCGGATCGAAACGCCGCCGGCCGCGGTGATCGAGGCGGCCGAACCGGATGCCGCGCTGTCGATGCAAGCCGAAGCGGTTTGA
- a CDS encoding cupin domain-containing protein has protein sequence MSDNLNLNNRRSTSAANAQEVFSPQKHLRPMNEYLTDVSDNAGDYCLIRCTLPAGAVVPMHSHADRETFYVVSGNINALNEDRWEELGPGDVFDVRDGAKHAWRNSSQLAASIICVTTTKMARFLQEISSSAAGSLPEEQTQRFLKLVQANGYWLASSEENAAVGLTVNWNGVGD, from the coding sequence ATGTCTGACAATCTCAATCTGAATAATCGTCGCTCGACGAGCGCAGCCAATGCCCAGGAAGTATTTTCCCCGCAGAAACACTTGCGTCCGATGAACGAGTATCTCACGGACGTTTCCGATAATGCAGGAGATTACTGTCTCATCCGATGTACCTTGCCCGCGGGCGCGGTGGTGCCGATGCATAGTCACGCCGATCGAGAGACGTTTTATGTGGTGTCCGGGAACATAAATGCTCTGAACGAAGATCGCTGGGAGGAGCTTGGACCAGGCGACGTCTTCGATGTGCGGGACGGCGCCAAGCACGCTTGGAGAAACTCGTCGCAACTGGCCGCTTCGATCATATGCGTGACAACAACAAAGATGGCCCGGTTTCTACAAGAGATATCGAGTTCAGCCGCCGGCTCGTTGCCCGAAGAGCAAACTCAACGCTTCCTCAAGCTTGTCCAGGCAAATGGGTATTGGCTCGCTAGTTCGGAAGAGAATGCAGCGGTCGGATTGACCGTCAATTGGAACGGAGTTGGCGACTGA
- a CDS encoding helix-turn-helix domain-containing protein, translated as MTSGSEFLIGPTSDYETWRTGIRSIGVFSPQEVESKVFKGSVRGSCMWGIIALETAFASPSVSRFERMRRDPRLNSSDYYNAVFQISGRSTLIQNDRATELAVGDIGFVDVARPVSLISGNTSCRWLSLSMPRRPLISHLGVEPRSGMHWHGAIPACRLLFRLVSDGLGEGDTSSTAAEPYIQLAIYDLLGALFAVSDLPPNSSHTDKLFTRVCGIARNQFSDPDLSLRDVAREAGISLRYLQKLFTARGTTCSRFIQSLRLDHAARLLNRRKLTKSGQMLTEIAYASGFRDYAHFSRTFRLRFGCTPSVASEGHISGKALMRDIG; from the coding sequence ATGACTAGCGGCAGTGAATTTCTTATCGGGCCAACATCGGATTACGAGACGTGGCGAACCGGCATCCGCTCAATCGGTGTGTTCAGTCCCCAGGAAGTCGAATCGAAAGTTTTTAAAGGTTCGGTCCGCGGCTCATGCATGTGGGGGATTATTGCGCTCGAAACCGCATTTGCGAGCCCCAGCGTCAGCCGGTTCGAACGGATGCGCCGGGACCCTCGCCTCAATAGCAGCGATTATTACAACGCAGTGTTTCAGATCTCCGGCCGGTCGACGCTGATTCAGAACGATCGTGCGACGGAGCTTGCTGTGGGCGACATTGGATTTGTCGATGTGGCCCGACCGGTGAGCCTGATCTCTGGTAACACGTCCTGCCGATGGCTGTCTTTATCTATGCCACGTCGGCCACTGATTTCCCATTTGGGCGTGGAACCGCGCAGCGGAATGCACTGGCACGGTGCAATACCCGCGTGTCGCCTCCTGTTCCGGCTCGTTTCGGACGGTCTTGGCGAAGGCGATACTTCATCCACCGCGGCCGAGCCCTACATTCAGCTCGCGATCTACGATTTGCTCGGCGCCTTATTCGCCGTTTCCGATTTGCCGCCTAATTCCTCTCACACTGACAAGCTGTTCACGCGCGTCTGCGGCATCGCCAGGAACCAGTTCTCCGATCCTGACCTTTCCCTTCGCGATGTGGCCCGCGAAGCGGGCATTTCATTGCGCTATCTCCAGAAGCTGTTCACGGCGCGCGGAACAACGTGCAGCCGGTTCATTCAATCGCTTCGATTGGATCACGCGGCGCGTCTTCTGAATAGACGAAAACTGACCAAATCGGGCCAGATGCTTACCGAGATCGCCTATGCCTCGGGGTTCCGCGACTATGCGCATTTTTCTCGAACGTTCCGCCTTCGATTTGGCTGCACGCCAAGTGTAGCCTCGGAAGGGCATATTTCCGGCAAGGCGTTGATGCGCGACATCGGCTAA
- a CDS encoding LabA-like NYN domain-containing protein: protein MSSSLGKIAVLIDGANLYATSKTLGFDIDYKRLLKEFQSRGTLLRAIYYTAIIEDQEYSSIRPLIDWLDYNGYAVVTKATKEYIDASGRRKVRGNMDIELAVDALELADHVDQIVLFSGDGDFRSLVEALQRRGVRVTVVSTISSQPPMIADELRRQADVFTDLMELKSKVGRDPSERPPARELRQHTPELLQRDNSNV, encoded by the coding sequence ATGTCATCCTCCCTCGGCAAGATCGCGGTCCTGATCGACGGCGCCAATCTCTATGCGACCAGCAAAACGCTTGGTTTCGATATCGACTACAAGCGGCTGCTCAAGGAATTCCAGAGCCGGGGCACGTTGCTTCGTGCGATCTACTACACCGCGATCATCGAGGATCAGGAATATTCGTCGATCCGGCCCTTGATCGACTGGCTCGATTACAATGGCTACGCCGTGGTCACCAAGGCGACCAAGGAATACATCGACGCCAGCGGCCGCCGCAAGGTGCGGGGCAACATGGATATCGAACTCGCGGTCGATGCCCTGGAGCTCGCAGACCACGTCGACCAGATCGTGCTGTTCTCCGGTGATGGTGATTTCCGCTCCCTGGTCGAGGCGTTGCAGCGCCGTGGTGTTCGCGTCACGGTCGTTTCGACCATTTCGAGCCAGCCGCCGATGATCGCCGACGAATTGCGGCGCCAGGCCGACGTCTTCACTGACCTGATGGAGTTGAAATCCAAGGTTGGCCGCGACCCGTCCGAGCGACCGCCCGCGCGCGAACTGCGTCAACACACGCCGGAGTTACTGCAGCGCGACAATAGCAATGTGTGA